The following nucleotide sequence is from Anopheles stephensi strain Indian chromosome 3, UCI_ANSTEP_V1.0, whole genome shotgun sequence.
CCCAATTTTCCTTATCGTGATCATTTTCGCTTTCCACCATCGGCTTAGCCGGAGAATCATGTTTCGGATGGGTGGCGGACATGATTGgtgcatcctgtttcgggctaGCCGTTTGGGCGGCTGCTGCCACATTACTGTCCTCGAGAAAGGTTTGGCTGGCAAAGTCCGTCGTGTTGTAGAACTTCTCGTGAAGAATAACCGTTTCATCGCACATAACTTCCGGAAGTGGTGTGACATTTTTGCCAGCGAATGTCACCGAATTTATCAGCGGCGTTATAAATTCGGCCAGCTCGCTCAGCTCACTGTTGTCCACCACATTAATGCGCAGTTCGTACTTCTCAATGGCAATGCCCTCGACGGTTATTTTGCCATACGTACATACTACCCGCGGCTGTTCCAGGTCCCTTGgtttgaagaagaaataaaaaattagtttACTTGTTGTGTGTGAGGTGTGAGATGTTTTTCTCTTCCTATTACACTTACTCAATAATCTCCACAGAGCGTATATCGCTGAAGTCGATATTCGCCTGTAGCGAATTGTCCTTGTCTTTACCGAACGAGGCTTGGAATGCGATCTCACTCGGATGTGAGTTCCATTCGAACGAAATGTAAGGCATGCCctaaaaacatatggtatcaGTAAAGTGTTCGGCATGCTTTGGTCAACGAATTGTGAGCTTTACCTTCATCGGTATAATCGTCTTCTCCCCAAAAATGGCAGATCGTGCGGCAAGTGAATAATACTTCCTACCGGGAATGTCGTTCAGAAACTTTCTACATTGCTGGAGCAGAGAAAACGAAATATGTTAGAAGAgattgaaaattgttaaacaaaAATGGGAGAAGATGATCGATGCACTTACAGCATAAAACGTTTCCGGTTGCCACTGCAGCATCTCGGCTAGTTGATTGGTTGGGTCGTTAAAATTTTCCATAATTTCGGCAAACACGTCCGCACGCTTTTCGCAGTCGTACTTGCAAACATACTGATAAAGAATCCCCACAATGGAACACATCACGCCGTAGTGTTCCATCTCGCAGAAGAATCGGCTAAGAAATGGGCTAAGGACACGAACAAATGTAAGGCTCTAGCgtagggaaaaaaagaaatcgcTTTCCTCCTACTGATACTTACAGCTTCTTGCGTAACATTGGTTGCGCATATACCACCTCCAAATGGTACAGGTTGCACATGATGTTGTTAAGTGTGCCAAGCGATTCAATAAGCACCTTATTGCGCACATACTCCCGGTGGATCGTTTCCAGTACGGTGTTTAAAATGTTGCTCACCACAGTTTTATCTCGCTCGGTAACGTCGCATTTCACGATTGCCGTCTGGAACGGGGACAAGTAGATTTTATAATGGTGGCACAAGTGTGCAGCGGAGAAAATAGGGAACGGCAAAGCACTCACCTGGCACAGGTACAGCGTTTGAAAATAGTAATCTTCGATAACGCTGCCTTGGACACGTTGAAACATGTTAATAAAGTGAGTCAAAAACTTCCGCGACTCCTCCATCAGCACCGGCATTGACTCAATCAATCCCAGCTTCTCGATCTGCCTTTGTACCTGTCGCAGCAATGAACTGTCTTCCATTTTTCTGCAGGTGGATTTAACTGGTATCGAACTACTAACACGCACGGAATAACGCCTCTCAGTTTCGGATGGCTACACGGTTTCAACTGACGCTCGAATTCACTCTGCGGTCCGTTTTGTAACGACCGATCTATCCCGGTTGCTATGGAAACGGGATGACCACTTAGTAACCTGTTTTGCGAAACATCTCGCCATTGTGTGATTGTTTTTAAAGAGTTACAGGGCATTATCTGTTGAATGACTCCGCCTGAACACGGTAGAACAAAACCCGGCGTATTGTATTACTTTGCATGTATTCGTACATCGTGTATATTTATCACCCACCACACAGTCCGATATCGTAGAAATTCTTCCTAGCATTAAATTAATAGCTTTAAACTACAAGCTAAAACCGacgttttattaaaatataacaaaatcaTGATGCATCTACCTTCTGTAACCGCTTTACATCGTCACGTTTA
It contains:
- the LOC118513320 gene encoding uncharacterized protein LOC118513320; the encoded protein is MEDSSLLRQVQRQIEKLGLIESMPVLMEESRKFLTHFINMFQRVQGSVIEDYYFQTLYLCQTAIVKCDVTERDKTVVSNILNTVLETIHREYVRNKVLIESLGTLNNIMCNLYHLEVVYAQPMLRKKLPFLSRFFCEMEHYGVMCSIVGILYQYVCKYDCEKRADVFAEIMENFNDPTNQLAEMLQWQPETFYAQCRKFLNDIPGRKYYSLAARSAIFGEKTIIPMKGMPYISFEWNSHPSEIAFQASFGKDKDNSLQANIDFSDIRSVEIIEDLEQPRVVCTYGKITVEGIAIEKYELRINVVDNSELSELAEFITPLINSVTFAGKNVTPLPEVMCDETVILHEKFYNTTDFASQTFLEDSNVAAAAQTASPKQDAPIMSATHPKHDSPAKPMVESENDHDKENWDKTNHLSDSSLTHFQPFDTKWKANLLQHTSKSKKPEPSLPPLARDPYDIELMRCEEVDQRKAKLRMETVSKRCANGKKNGRSEHVDRRPKYMQCSTPTKARRTTPSKGLVNEELSSIFGDSGEESMDDEKHDATYMPYSMLSKTGMRSRAGKRGTKRQAVPLGQAAPHGQKKLNLKMIPPPKTQILGTGQKATSARNRKTQICDISSSTPQIETAIHAVAVAKNNGTTCATTVPYSKPAEGQTREGIERGGVLANAPTAATRGIRKRLNSKHTTTTQTTTTKTTTTKTTAVGLATCAVADPAEDTTMQEDTITMPPSEILPCHATEQVHCRALYTVEKHQEYHRVHHTVNEAETSLPELPEEARRQVLACALRIVDIITHSCTTLRPTK